Proteins from a genomic interval of Clostridium sp. AN503:
- a CDS encoding hydratase, which translates to MVTLHKGKHFILDNSRIAGKHEAVDIDPESAAKQTITYQVLEKHNHSGSMEHLQIQFDSMGVYDNTYVGILQTAYASGLKEFPMPCVFTNCHNCLCAVGGTINTDVHKYAESACRKSGGIFVPPHEAVIHQYMREMIVKSGDMSIVSDSHTRYGTQGSLSIGEGGPELAKAMLGKYYELDYPEVIAVFLTGAPKPWVGPMDVALSLIGNVFKNNFVKNKVLEFVGPGVAGLSMDFRNGIDTMTTESACLSSLWQTDDRTKEYFAVHKRPQDFRRMEPGKTALYDGVVEINLDTIVPMIALPFHPSNAYPLADVIAEPEKYLAMVEEEAKKVFENNRDIHLDLRSKIHDGRIKVDQAAIAGCAAGSFENIYAVDQIAKYYDHGLGTFPLNIYPASQPIMHELNRVGVLNDLMTFGVRVKTAFCGPCFGASDAPGNNDFCIRHSTRNFPNREGSNPATGQIASVALMDSKSIAATAFNGGYLTSAEDCPVKFAVPEYHFNEKIYDNIVYNGFGHAKPETELVYGPSIKDWPEMAELTDNLLLKVASVIRDEVTTTDELIPSGETASYRSNPYKISEYTLIRKDPDYVGNAKAAQDYEKARRAGDRETTGEFYQILKAAGVDAPVEELMKTTGIGSVLYAKRPGDGSAREYAASCQKVLGGLANICIEYATKRYRSNCVNWGILPFTYPVAEVDLEPGEYLYLPGIRRAVAEGAQMVDAVVIGRDGSTRHMELELKDVTEAEKQVLLAGSLINFYKQEKR; encoded by the coding sequence ATGGTAACACTTCATAAAGGAAAACATTTTATTCTGGATAACAGCCGGATCGCCGGGAAACATGAGGCCGTAGATATTGACCCGGAGAGTGCGGCAAAACAGACTATAACGTATCAGGTGCTGGAGAAACACAATCACTCCGGCAGCATGGAGCATTTACAGATCCAGTTTGATTCCATGGGCGTCTACGACAATACATACGTCGGAATCCTGCAGACTGCTTATGCCAGCGGGCTGAAAGAATTTCCGATGCCGTGCGTATTTACCAACTGCCATAACTGCCTGTGCGCTGTGGGAGGTACGATCAATACGGATGTGCACAAATATGCGGAATCGGCCTGCAGAAAATCCGGCGGTATATTCGTCCCGCCCCATGAGGCTGTCATCCACCAGTATATGAGGGAGATGATCGTAAAATCCGGCGATATGTCCATCGTCTCCGATTCTCATACCCGTTATGGGACCCAGGGGTCCCTTTCGATCGGCGAGGGAGGGCCGGAGCTGGCGAAAGCTATGCTGGGCAAGTACTACGAGCTCGATTACCCGGAGGTGATCGCCGTATTCCTGACGGGTGCTCCGAAGCCGTGGGTCGGCCCGATGGATGTCGCCTTAAGCCTGATCGGGAATGTATTTAAGAACAACTTTGTAAAGAACAAGGTCCTGGAGTTTGTGGGGCCTGGAGTGGCGGGACTTTCCATGGATTTTCGGAATGGGATCGACACCATGACTACCGAGTCCGCCTGCCTGTCCTCCCTCTGGCAGACCGATGACCGGACAAAAGAGTATTTTGCGGTTCACAAGCGTCCCCAGGACTTTCGGCGGATGGAGCCGGGAAAGACTGCGCTCTATGACGGCGTTGTGGAGATCAATCTGGACACCATCGTTCCGATGATCGCTCTGCCATTCCATCCAAGCAATGCGTATCCGCTGGCCGATGTGATCGCAGAACCGGAAAAATACCTTGCCATGGTGGAAGAAGAGGCAAAGAAAGTATTTGAAAACAACAGAGACATTCATCTGGATTTGCGCTCCAAGATCCATGACGGCCGGATCAAGGTGGACCAGGCGGCAATCGCAGGATGCGCGGCAGGCTCTTTTGAGAATATCTATGCAGTGGACCAGATCGCAAAATACTATGATCATGGCCTGGGCACCTTCCCCCTCAACATCTATCCGGCGTCCCAGCCGATCATGCATGAGCTGAACCGTGTCGGCGTACTGAATGACCTGATGACCTTTGGAGTACGTGTAAAAACAGCATTTTGCGGGCCGTGCTTCGGCGCCTCCGACGCACCGGGAAACAATGACTTCTGTATCCGGCACAGCACCAGGAACTTCCCGAACCGGGAGGGCTCCAACCCGGCAACCGGACAGATCGCTTCCGTTGCGCTGATGGACTCCAAGTCGATCGCGGCGACGGCATTTAACGGCGGTTACCTGACCTCTGCCGAGGACTGTCCGGTGAAGTTTGCAGTTCCGGAATATCATTTTAATGAAAAAATCTATGATAATATAGTCTACAATGGTTTTGGACATGCAAAGCCGGAGACTGAGCTGGTATATGGCCCATCTATCAAGGACTGGCCGGAGATGGCAGAGCTGACCGACAACCTGCTCTTAAAGGTGGCGAGCGTGATACGTGATGAGGTGACGACCACCGACGAGCTGATCCCCTCCGGGGAAACGGCGTCCTACCGGTCGAACCCATACAAGATTTCCGAGTATACCCTGATAAGGAAGGACCCGGATTATGTGGGGAATGCAAAAGCAGCCCAGGATTATGAGAAAGCGCGGCGTGCCGGAGACAGGGAGACAACCGGTGAATTTTATCAGATTCTGAAAGCAGCAGGCGTGGATGCACCGGTGGAAGAACTGATGAAGACCACCGGGATCGGCTCCGTCCTCTACGCAAAACGTCCCGGCGACGGTTCTGCCAGGGAGTATGCGGCAAGCTGCCAGAAGGTGCTGGGCGGCCTCGCCAATATCTGCATCGAGTATGCCACCAAACGTTACCGCAGTAACTGTGTGAACTGGGGGATCTTACCATTTACGTACCCGGTGGCGGAGGTGGATTTAGAGCCGGGCGAGTATCTGTACCTGCCGGGCATCCGCAGGGCAGTGGCAGAAGGTGCGCAGATGGTGGATGCAGTTGTGATCGGTCGTGATGGAAGCACGCGGCATATGGAATTGGAGCTTAAAGACGTCACAGAGGCGGAGAAGCAGGTGCTGCTGGCGGGTAGTCTGATCAATTTTTATAAGCAGGAGAAGAGATAG